In Tripterygium wilfordii isolate XIE 37 chromosome 17, ASM1340144v1, whole genome shotgun sequence, the genomic window CTTGAGGAAACCTCAACttaacacaaaaacaagttttaTTACGTtagaaagaagcaaaaaaaatgaaactaaTGAACAGCAATGCTCAAACAAACCTCTTGTGTGTCTCTGCTATTCGTTACCGGCTTGTTGTCATTATTCTCAAGTATTATATGTCTTAATTGTGGATTTGGAATATCTTTAATGATATGCCACCTCACAGGGAAATAACCATTCCACTTGTTCTGTTGCCAGAAATCCATATCCTTACTAAAATTGACTCGTCCTGTCATCTCAGCAAGTCCACAGAACTGACCACTTGCATTAACCTGGCCCACACAACAAAGGGGAAGAACTCACTGAGTGACTTAAAAAGAAAATACGTATCCAGCCAGAAACTCATGCATCAATCCATTGATGAATTCTAAACATaccgaaaagaaaagaaacacagGACATCGGGTGACTTTCTCAGTAATCCTAGCTTGTGCCTCTTGATAAGCACTGTCAAGCTTCTTATTACCATTAGGGGTACTAGCCCAAACATTGTACTTGATGCTCTTGTGAATATCATCTTCGCTGTAAGATTTGATGACAAAGAAAAATGCATGATCGTATCTGGTATGGAACTCAGGACTATTATATTGATCCTTCCTAATTGCATAAGTGATTTCGCCGTTACTGTTCCTGTTTCTCTCAGCAGCCAAAGATCCAATAGAATTACCATAAGCCAGGGAAGCACCTTCGGCATTGGCTGTTTTCGAACTATGATTCTTCTCCTTCTGCAAACAATAATCTGTAATACTATTAAACCTGCTTCTTGATTGTAACTTCTCATGTCCCTCCTCCCAGCACCCTGCATTTGCTTTGTAATTCACAGACCTGTTTGGGTGATGCATTCCCCCCTTTCCTTTATTATAAGGGCACTTCACAGATGGAAGATAACCTTTGTCCAGCTCATCTCCCTGGAAAGTTGAGGTCTGTCTTGAGCCCTGCAAACATTTTtaaaaagttcaatcaaaatgCCATGCAAAGGCAAGGGTGGTACTACAAGTGAGAGATGATTACTAGTTACTACACCTTGCTAACTGATTTTAATCTGCTGCTCACACAATGGCCAGATGAAACATCTAATGGATTGCCTAAATGTAAAGGCAGCAAGTCTTTTGAGTGGGAAGCGAGATTAGAGAAAGATGAGATAACCTTAGAGCCTGGAAGTTGCAAACTTCCACCATATCCTCCGTTCCCAATAAAAAGAGATGGATCCCACAGGTAGGATGCTGGCACCAACTCCTCATAAGAGAAAGGAGATGTGAAATATCCAGGTGAATCAACAGCTGGTAGGCCTATGTACTGTCCCTCAACACCAATCATAGTTACAGGTAAGTAACAGCTGTAAAGAGTGCAACCTGGCTGAACTCCTGGCATACAATAGATCAAAGACCCAGTATCTGCCTGCATGACCTGAACAGAGAACAAAAAACACGTAAGATTGGTGAAATGACAACCCTGCTTGTTGAAGTGCTCAATCAGAAATTAAGATTTAGTTTTTGTAAAGAGAATAATGGTAATACGACATTCGCAAAACATCAGCAACAAATGAAGAGGCcatgaacccaaaaaaaagtgtaGTACACAAACCCCATTACTCATCTAGTTCATATTAATTAAGATTCTAACGTCTTCTTTTTTGGAAATACCCGAAAACAGCACAAGTTcataatttgatttattaaaaaaGCAAGGAAGGCgaacatccataaaataaaattgtctCTTACTTTTCTCGCTATACAAAAGCACAATACTCAATCGCGATGGTTCAACCACCATAGCAGGAACTAGAGACTTAAAATGGACTGACAACAGAGAAGAATAGAGAAACAATACTTCGTGACACTAATCAAACAAAACTGTTGAATTAGAAACTTACTGGGAGCTGAAGTTTCGCACCATCAGAACACACGTGGTATCCTTGGTCACCCAATCCTCCAACATAGCCTTCATAACCTGCGAACATGCTACTGTAAGATGTGAAAACAGAAGTACATAGTCATTAAAAAAGTAGAAACAAGTCAGATGGTATGTGTTTGATCAGATGAAACAGCTAGACCTGGATAGTAATATCCATAATAGCCAGCAGTTGTTGGAATCAAGCCATGATCCATTGCCATAAATTCATGATCTATATCGCTTTCTATGACGCTTTTTGTTTCATCTTTTGTGGATGAAATACATGATGTTGCATCTGATATGCTTGCATCCTTCACAGAATCCCAAGTCCAAAGCATAAATATAGTTAACAACAACATATAAGATCCACTTTCAGGATTCCCCGtcaaagagaaaaataatgaaCACTGCTTACCAtattggaattggaattggCGACTTCGGAAGAAGAGTCATCGAATTTGAGATCCCTTGTCATTTGTTCCATAGCTGATCAAGAAGAAACGAGTCAAACCTCAAAAAACCAAAGGACAGACAAGGAACATCAAATTTTCAATATATGTTAATAATCACCGAGTTGCTAAGCAATATTCATATCTACAATCATGTTTTTTTGTCATATTTGTCTTTCCAATGGACcaaaaattaaaagtaaaacTGTAAAAGGCAAATCGTGTTTATCAGAGCGAAAATAATGCTAATTAATTATATCAGAAAATAATGAGATCAAGCAAGTGGTCTCAAGTCAGTCATATTGTGAACTTAGCCCCTAAGAGATTTGACCGATATAGAAAAACCCTTTTGAATAAACAAAGAACCCATCATCCAAATATTCATTTTAGttgttttgttaaaatatgGACCAAGAAGTTTGAAAAAATTCCAACACACAGAAGAAACTTCCCTTTCAGACAGAAACCATCATCAAAATACCGAAGGCAGTTGTATTTCTAACTTAGCCCCTAAGAAATTTCAGaaccaattaaaaataaaaaggcTTATGAAGTATGAACAACAAGAACCCATCTTTATTTTTCCAATCAATTCAGTTGTCATAAGAcacagaaagaaaagaaaaagaaaaagaagacacTTGTTAGTTATTAGTATTTGCTTTAAAGCAGAAAAATCCCATTTCTCAAAATTGCGCAATAACATTGGAAGCTACCCAGCAAGAGTCCTTTGATCTCTATAAGCCTGGACCAATCATTATTGCAAACATGcctatttgtgtgtgtgtattaacaggagggagagggaagagagagagaaggagagatgGTACGTTTTTGAGTGAGTTGGTGGTGTTGCTTGGAATTGAATTGAGCCAGCACAGCCCAGAGAGAGCTCCGACAACAAAATTCCAAGCTAGAAACAGCAAAGGAAGATATTATGTAGATTCTTGTGTTCAGTAGCTTGTCCCCAATAAAGAGGTATCCGATATCGCCGTCAGCGGAGCCTTAAATCCTAGAAATTCACGTTGTTGGGTAGACTGAACAGCACAgcaagagggagagggagagggagagggagaaaagaaaggaaatcgAAGAACTCATATGTCACTCCctccataaaaaaattaatcaaaaacaaaatacataTAAAGAAATGGAGGAGTAAGTCATGAGTGAGTGAGAATGCAATTTGAGATTAGTGGATTCCCATTATGAAAAGATTAAACGGCCCGACAGCCATAGGGGATAATACTAAACTAATTGGGGCGGCCTGGATTGGATAACAATGAGACTTGGACATGTCATCCTATATTATTCTTACTGAAAATGACAAACTAAATGAGGAAAAGAAATATTAAGTTCCATAATGGAGAcaaagaagatatatatatatacacatatagaaAGGTTTTCTATTTCAAATTCTCCTCTTCGATTGTTATTGTTATACATGATCAACTTATTTGGATGTTTCGAAGATCTTATACAGGAAATATTGCAATTATCAAGCCCAGATGTCTTATTTACATCCACAAAACAAATAACCCGTCATATGTCGACatcaacccaacccaacccaacccaactgAATAATCTTTAACTTGGCGAAGAATCCCGCAGCATATTAATGTTGAATGTTTTTTATGGCCGGTTTTACTCATTTTCATAACTATATATGTAGTCCAATATATATCtctaacaacaacaaaaacaaactaGTCCAATATTGAAGTGATGCTCAACTTGATCATGGCGAAGAGCGTTGTTGTAAGCATGGAAGATACAcataaaaagacaataaaaaaagaattgGTAAAATTGCACTTCGGATGATCAATAATCAATTTATTGGCACGAGAACTTTCGGGTTGATTCATAAGTATATAGATATCGTGAAAAAATATGCGACATCTCGACTTTTGCCAAAAGTTTTCATTCATATAGATCAAGAAAATATATGGTACATCAAAAAAGAGTGACAAATCATGCACCGGATGAGCTATTTTTAGGCTTAAAAATATCAAGCAGAATTCGTGAGCATAAACTCAcggaattcaaaaaaaaaaaaaacgacttttcatattttttctgTATATTGGCGTGCATATGATATAGAAATTTAAGTGTGCTGGAAAAATCTTGTCAAATAACCAGGAAGGGAAATGGAAATGCAAGGGTGGTGGTAGTGGGCAGAGAGAGGTTGTGAAATCAGTTTAAGACCACTCAAAatattcccaaaaaaaaaaacacaaaaagagagGATTAAATGGCTCCAACCCCGTTTTCATTGCTATGACCGTTTCCTTCCCTCCCTCCCTCGTCTCTCTCCACCTCGTTACCTCTAAGTTATTTTACGTCCAAAaaagacacttttttttttgttggagatattttttatttagtttttggttttttgttatttgtaaatGGTAGAATTTCTCCTGTTTCTGCCATCTTTTCATATTAGTATTTCTTGAATTCTCTCCATTCTGTTTGAGTCCCGTCTTTACGAATTCCTTCAACAAACCATGTTTCGTTTCGTCCCATTCTTCCATCGACTCATCTCAAGGCAATGCGACAGTAACAATAGACGGCAAGCGAATAGAGCCTGTTTCCTTTAATGCCACTTTGACATTCTGGTTTGTACCCTGCATTGCCTTTTCAGGTGGGTCTTATCTGTTTTCTTCATATAAGCATCTGTGTTGAATATTCTCCTTCGCTGTCATATGCTATAACTATCTATTGCAGAATGGAGGGAATCGCTGTGCAAAATCTCACACTGGGGATCTTTTAGTTTATTTAATATTCTAGCTTTGACCTAATGGTTTTTCTGTCTGGTTTCATTACGTGCCCACCACCCCACTGATTAtctataatcaatgattataaTATTTGAGATATAAGGCAATGCAATGCTTTACCATTTTCAGGTTTAACACAcgggtttttgtggaattttttcATATGCTTGAACTCTAACTAATGGCCTTCCCTTTTACTTTTTGTATTAGATTTTCCCTTTATAGGGGTGATGTTGTGTTTCCCCATCAACCTCTTCAGAGCCCATCAGGAATATTGACGCATCTGAGGTTAGTTCTTCGACATTCAATCTGATTAGAATGTAGAACCAATAAATAATTAGTGCCTTACCGCAAAGGTGAATGATATGGATTGAAAGGAATAACAGATTTTTTAACAACAACGAGTCCTCCTTAGAAGTATTCTTAGAAAAATGGCTGGAATGTCTAAAGTTATGAAAGCTGTGATTAATGTGTTCTTCTTGAGCTAAAAGGATTAGCTCTGCTGGTAATTGCAGATGAGCTACCTCCCATTAGAAGCAGCATTCGATGAACCCAAAAGGATGGAATCATTTGCCAAGAGTAAGACCATCTTAACCTCTAATCCACCACCTTATGACCGCAAAAAGGCAGAGCAAATAGCCAAAATTAGCACCAATTCTGGTCATGATTCGCCTCGTCAACCTGCATATACAAACAAAGTTTCCAAGATTAGTGAGAATGTCAAGTTTAACCCACAATTTGATCCCAAGAAGATAGACCCAATAGCCAAGCCTGTCACAAACTCAAGCACCAATCAGCGCCCGGCACCAAGCTTAAGAACACCTGCAAATTCTGAAATCCCTGTGACTTCAACAACCATGTCAACAGGTGCTGCCGTGTCATTATTAGGAAACACGAAGACAGGTGATACAAAGATCACAAGTTCCACAACCAATCAAGGCCAAGGCAATGGGAATAGCAGTCACAGTGACAGCTTAGAGAGCTCCAGTGCGCCCCTCAAGCCTCACACTGGTGGTGATGTACGATGGGATGccattaatttgattaattccAAAGGCAACTCAATTGGTGTTAAAAATTTCGACCTTCTTAAGCGGCTTGGGTATGGAGACATTGGAAGTGTCTATCTTGTTGAACTCAGAGGTACTAACACACATTTTGCTATGAAAGTCATGGACAAGGTATCTCTTGCCAGTAGAAATAAACTTCTGAGAGCACAGACAGAAAGAGAGATTCTCGGACTTCTTGACCATCCATTCTTGCCCACTCTATATACCTACTTCGAGACTGAAAAGTTCTACTGTTTGGTCATGGAGTTCTGCAGTGGAGGAAATCTTCATTCTCTGCGGCAGAAGCAACCAAACAAACATTTTACTGAGGAAGCTGCAAGGTCAGTTTGCTGGCAGTGCTTTTATTTCATTGATCATGTTATCTCACTCCTATTTTTGGTATCGACTTCTAACTGTTCCATTTAACCAGCATAGTTCTGTTAATCTATCAATGTTTGCTGAGTCGGGCTAGTTGCAGACAGCAGATACGTAACTTAATCTATCAAGCATAGTCTTATGCTTCATTCCAGTCTATTAGTTTTGTTGTCGCAAGGGAAACTAGTCTTCATGATTGATATTTGAAACTTTATTATTGCTTTATTACTCGTTGCACCATCTATATGGCGAGTGATCAAGAGCTTTGAGGGAATTTCAATATTTTGATAGGTATTCAGAATGTCACATGACTTGATGAAAGAAGAGAATATCTGTGGGAAATGGTAAAAGGTCAATCTGTACAATGCTCATTTATTCCCAATGACATAGATGCATTTAGAAATAGAGATTGCAATGTAATTAGTGAGTGATTCTTAGCTTATTATGACTGCAAAAAGCCTTACGCTTATGCTATGCTCAGGCTTATGAAAATTTATGGCTATTTTGTTCTAAGTTCATTCCATGTTTTTAGGTAACTGGTCATCCTTGCATCCAGAAAGCTCAGACACAAACAAATAGAAGGATACTGTTATACCAAGCCTTAACAATAGTAAAGTGGTTAGGTACATTCGCATCATCAAGTGACATTGCTCCCATTGCCCTCCATACAGGGATTTCTGTTAAATGgtaaacaacactcgtgcacaAAGCTTCCCCAATGGGTAGAGTTGGAGACAAGCAGGATGcacgcaaaccttaccccatataatatgtgaagaggaaTTGAACATGCAACCTCTCGATTGTACCCATGCAGTTACTTCTTATCAGGAAACGGTTTCCTATTCCAATAAATAACCATTAGATGCATGTTCAGAACTCATTTTATAGCTAGGATAGCGTGATTCAAGACAACTCGGTTAGGATGTTTGTTGCATGGATTGATAATTTGATACCCTTTAATTTCATGGTTCAGAACGATAAAAGGGTTAGCTCAAAGACTGTGTTCTGTTCTATGCTAGCTATCTCATTTAGTTTCTCAAATTTTTATAACCTTTTCCTTAATTGTCTTTAACAGGTTTTATGCCTCCGAGGTGTTGCTGGCGCTTGAGTATCTACACATGCTTGGTATTGTGTATAGGGACTTGAAACCAGAAAATGTGCTAGTAAGAGACGAGGGCCATATCATGCTCTCGGACTTCGACTTATCACTTCGATGCTCTGTCAGTCCCACACTGGTGAAATCCTCGTCTGTACATGTAGGCGCCGGTGGAGGTAGTGGTAATGGTGGCATTTTAGATGAAGAGTATGCAATCCATGGGTGTATGCAGCCGTCAAATTTTTTCCCACGAATTTTGCCTAAAAGGAACCGTAAATCCAAATCAGATTTTGGCCTCTTTGTGGGAGGCTCAATGCCAGAATTGATGGCAGAGCCAACAAATGTCCGTTCCATGTCGTTTGTTGGCACACATGAATATCTAGCCCCAGAGATCATTAGGGGAGAAGGTCATGGTAGTGCAGTGGACTGGTGGACCTTTGGCATCTTCTTATATGAGCTGCTGCATGGAACAACTCCTTTCAAGGGCCAAGGCAATCGCGCCACGCTCTTTAACGTAGTAGGCCAGGCATTGAGATTTCCAGAAAGTCCACAAGTAAGTTTTGTCGCTCGCGATCTTATTCGAGGACTTCTAGTCAAAGAACCTCATAAGCGAATTGCATACAAGAGAGGTGCCACAGAAATAAAGCAGCACCCATTCTTTGAGGGGGTAAACTGGGCTCTTGTGAGAAGTGCTATGCCTCCTCACATACCCGAACCTGTAGACTTCTCACAGTTTCCTAGAAAAGAGTCATCCCCAGCTGAGAAGAAGATGCCAGACCTTGGAGGGGCTAAAACTAACAATACCCCTAATGATCCTTCTTATATAGATTTTGAGTACTTCtagtgagaagaaaaaaaaattcctttggAGGGAATCCACTTTgtacaaaagaaaggaaatgaaTCCTGATAAGATACAGGCATAAAtttgttgatttctttttttaatttcatttgttCTTTGATAGGCGAGGAGAAAGAATT contains:
- the LOC119981697 gene encoding YTH domain-containing protein ECT3-like isoform X1 — translated: MEQMTRDLKFDDSSSEVANSNSNMDASISDATSCISSTKDETKSVIESDIDHEFMAMDHGLIPTTAGYYGYYYPGYEGYVGGLGDQGYHVCSDGAKLQLPVMQADTGSLIYCMPGVQPGCTLYSCYLPVTMIGVEGQYIGLPAVDSPGYFTSPFSYEELVPASYLWDPSLFIGNGGYGGSLQLPGSKVISSFSNLASHSKDLLPLHLGNPLDVSSGHCVSSRLKSVSKGSRQTSTFQGDELDKGYLPSVKCPYNKGKGGMHHPNRSVNYKANAGCWEEGHEKLQSRSRFNSITDYCLQKEKNHSSKTANAEGASLAYGNSIGSLAAERNRNSNGEITYAIRKDQYNSPEFHTRYDHAFFFVIKSYSEDDIHKSIKYNVWASTPNGNKKLDSAYQEAQARITEKVTRCPVFLFFSVNASGQFCGLAEMTGRVNFSKDMDFWQQNKWNGYFPVRWHIIKDIPNPQLRHIILENNDNKPVTNSRDTQELRFPQGFGMLNIFKNYAAKTSILDDFDFYENRQRVMLEKKSRLTKFHLDQHVDKSTAGLKSMDISIAHTTEEFPVNDNMKE
- the LOC119981697 gene encoding YTH domain-containing protein ECT3-like isoform X2, producing MEQMTRDLKFDDSSSEVANSNSNMDASISDATSCISSTKDETKSVIESDIDHEFMAMDHGLIPTTAGYYGYYYPGYEGYVGGLGDQGYHVCSDGAKLQLPVMQADTGSLIYCMPGVQPGCTLYSCYLPVTMIGVEGQYIGLPAVDSPGYFTSPFSYEELVPASYLWDPSLFIGNGGYGGSLQLPGSKGSRQTSTFQGDELDKGYLPSVKCPYNKGKGGMHHPNRSVNYKANAGCWEEGHEKLQSRSRFNSITDYCLQKEKNHSSKTANAEGASLAYGNSIGSLAAERNRNSNGEITYAIRKDQYNSPEFHTRYDHAFFFVIKSYSEDDIHKSIKYNVWASTPNGNKKLDSAYQEAQARITEKVTRCPVFLFFSVNASGQFCGLAEMTGRVNFSKDMDFWQQNKWNGYFPVRWHIIKDIPNPQLRHIILENNDNKPVTNSRDTQELRFPQGFGMLNIFKNYAAKTSILDDFDFYENRQRVMLEKKSRLTKFHLDQHVDKSTAGLKSMDISIAHTTEEFPVNDNMKE
- the LOC119981697 gene encoding YTH domain-containing protein ECT2-like isoform X3 → MQADTGSLIYCMPGVQPGCTLYSCYLPVTMIGVEGQYIGLPAVDSPGYFTSPFSYEELVPASYLWDPSLFIGNGGYGGSLQLPGSKVISSFSNLASHSKDLLPLHLGNPLDVSSGHCVSSRLKSVSKGSRQTSTFQGDELDKGYLPSVKCPYNKGKGGMHHPNRSVNYKANAGCWEEGHEKLQSRSRFNSITDYCLQKEKNHSSKTANAEGASLAYGNSIGSLAAERNRNSNGEITYAIRKDQYNSPEFHTRYDHAFFFVIKSYSEDDIHKSIKYNVWASTPNGNKKLDSAYQEAQARITEKVTRCPVFLFFSVNASGQFCGLAEMTGRVNFSKDMDFWQQNKWNGYFPVRWHIIKDIPNPQLRHIILENNDNKPVTNSRDTQELRFPQGFGMLNIFKNYAAKTSILDDFDFYENRQRVMLEKKSRLTKFHLDQHVDKSTAGLKSMDISIAHTTEEFPVNDNMKE
- the LOC119981696 gene encoding serine/threonine-protein kinase AGC1-7-like, with protein sequence MSYLPLEAAFDEPKRMESFAKSKTILTSNPPPYDRKKAEQIAKISTNSGHDSPRQPAYTNKVSKISENVKFNPQFDPKKIDPIAKPVTNSSTNQRPAPSLRTPANSEIPVTSTTMSTGAAVSLLGNTKTGDTKITSSTTNQGQGNGNSSHSDSLESSSAPLKPHTGGDVRWDAINLINSKGNSIGVKNFDLLKRLGYGDIGSVYLVELRGTNTHFAMKVMDKVSLASRNKLLRAQTEREILGLLDHPFLPTLYTYFETEKFYCLVMEFCSGGNLHSLRQKQPNKHFTEEAARFYASEVLLALEYLHMLGIVYRDLKPENVLVRDEGHIMLSDFDLSLRCSVSPTLVKSSSVHVGAGGGSGNGGILDEEYAIHGCMQPSNFFPRILPKRNRKSKSDFGLFVGGSMPELMAEPTNVRSMSFVGTHEYLAPEIIRGEGHGSAVDWWTFGIFLYELLHGTTPFKGQGNRATLFNVVGQALRFPESPQVSFVARDLIRGLLVKEPHKRIAYKRGATEIKQHPFFEGVNWALVRSAMPPHIPEPVDFSQFPRKESSPAEKKMPDLGGAKTNNTPNDPSYIDFEYF